The sequence GCCCATAAAGGGCTGAGGATCTGCATCGTACAAACCAACCTTAATGGCCTTAGTTACTGCCAGTAAGCGCGCCAGAATACGATCGCCCGCCTCGCCTTTAGGTAATAATAAGCGTCGAGCGCAGGTGCAGCGCTGGCCCGAGGTAATAAAGGCCGACTGCACTATGGTATGGACTGCCGCGTCTATGTCTGCCACCTCACCGACCACCAGTGGGTTATTGCCGCCCATTTCCAGCGCCAATATTTTACTGGGCTGGCCAGCCATTTGGTTGTGTAGCAGCTGGCCGGTACCTGAAGATCCAGTAAAAAACAAACCGTCTAAATCTCCATGGGCCGCCAACGCTTTGCCGGTGTTCACCTCGCCTTGAACTAGGTTCAGCACCCCAGCTGGCAAGCCAGCTAGCTCCCACAGTTTTACCATGGCTTCGGCCACTTGTGGGGTCAGCTCAGAGGGTTTAAAGACCACCGTATTGCCGGCAATTAAAGCCGGCACTATATGTCCATTAGGTAAATGACCCGGAAAGTTATAGGGGCCAAAGACTGCCACTACACCGTGAGGTTTATGGCGAAGCACGGCCCGGCCTTGGCCTAAAGCGGTTTCGGTGAAACCGGTGCGCTCGGCATAAGCTTTGGCTGACAGCGCGATTTTACCGGCCATGGCCGCCGCCTCGGTGGCACTTTCCCAGAGGGGTTTACCGGTTTCTTGGGCAATCAGTTGTGCGATGCGCGCTTTATGCTCAACCAATAACTCCGCATAACGGCCAATAATGGTAAGCCGGTCGTTCAATGGCCGCTCAGCCCATGCAGGGCTTGCTGCGCGCGCCGCCGCCACTGCCGCGTTCACTTGACTAAGGCTTGCGGCAGCACCGCGCCATAGCTCAACATTTTTTGCCGGATCGATTGAGCTAAACTCCTCGCCCTCGCCGGTTAGCCAATAACCGTTAATATATTGAACCGCTGTTGCCTGCTGCTCAGTGTCCGTCATTCAATATCTCCTTTATAAAAAAGAGCTTAAATATTTTTTGCCACGGAACCCACGGACAACACAAGGAAAAATAGTGATCACATCTGAAAGAGCCAAGGCTATATAAGGGTAAGAGCCAACCAGCGGCTCATAAAAGGGCAAGCCCTTATCATCAACAGCTCTTAGTCACTCGTCGATCTTATTTCATCTTAGTTTTTCCGTGAGTTCCGTGCTTCTCGTAACAAAGAGTCGTGGCAAAAATTCTTAGTCCTAGCTGTTACCTCTAGCTCGCTACTTGATGCAGCTAGAAAGGCATATATCTCAGCTTATATTTCGACAAGTCTTACCCTATCACCCTTGGTTACTTTGAGTAACTTCGCCACCTCTTTGGTGAGCGTTACTGTGAGTAAACCGTCTTTATCAGACTCGCCTACTAACTCAACCTCTGTGATTAAGGCGCGAAAATCTGCAAATTGAGTGTTGCTGATCAAGTGCTGGTTCCCTTGGCTAACATCACCAATCTTAACTGTGTATTGTCTACTATTTCGCACCGAGCGAATTTGCGATAACTCACACTCTACACTGGGGCCTGCATCAAAAATGTCCACATAGCCGCGCCACGTGAACCCTTCTTCTTCCAGTAAATGCAGAGCTGGCCGGGTGTTGTTATGAGTAATGCCAATAACATCTCTGGCGGCTTTTGATAATAAGTTAACGTAGATAGGAAACTTGGGCATTAAATCCGCGATAAAGCCTTTTTGGCCGATGCCGGTCAGGTAGTCGACGGTGGGGAAATCCATGGTAAAAAAGTGCTCTTGCAGCCAATGCCAAAAAGGACTGCGGCCTTGCTCGTCTGACACGCCGCGCATCTCGGCTAAGATCCGATGATCGAACAGTTCACTAAACTCGGCCAAGAATAAAAAACGACTTTTTGAAAGCAAACGCCCATTTAGCCCAACACGTGCCGACTCTCGTAAAAACAAAGTGCACAGCTCGCTCACCCCCGTGTAATCGTTAGTCAGGGTCAGGGTTTCGACTACATTATAAATGCCCAACTTGGCGGAGCTGTGTACTTGTTTACCGAGCAGGTAATTATAAAAAGGGTCAGATAACCCCACGGCTGCGTCTATGGCACAGGTGCCCAGCACCTCGCCGGTTTCACCGTCTTCGGCCACAAAAAAGTACAAGCCTTCGGCTTTAGCCGTGCCACGGTTAGCAAAGGCCGCCAATGAGTTGTCTATTTTGCGTTGTAATAAATCGTCGTTAACCGGCAGCGAAGTAAAGCCATGGCCAGACTCAATAGCGAACTGTTTGAGGGTAGGAAAGTCTTTCTGCGCGATAGGTCGTATCACCAGCATGCCAGACTCCTTATTAGCGCGAGTTAGGAAAGCGAGGCGATTGCCTCGCTTTGGTATTAAAACTAAAAATTAAAAGCTTTTTCTGCCACGGAGTCCACAGAACTCACGGACGCAGTTCACGTGCGACAAGTGACTAAGAGCTTCGATGGTAAGGGCCCCTCCTATTCAAGCTAGGGTATTTGGCTCTTACTACTTAGCGTCATTCTCAGGTCTGAACACTATTTTTCAGTGTTCTTCCGTAGCGAAAAGGCCCTGATCAATTAGTTTTCCAGATTGGTATTAATTGTTTGGCTCAGGCGTAGCTCGAGGGGCTTAGTTTTACTGCGTAAAACCAGCCGGCTAAAGCGGCTTCTACATTCGTGCAATATGTAGATACCGACGCCGATTGGGCCAGTCCCCTTCACTCTTAGCCTTGCACGACCTTGGCGACGGCGCGTTCAAAGCGGGCCAGCCCTTCGGTTACGTCTGCGTGACTGATCACTAAAGATGGCGTAAAGCGCACTACGTTGGCACCGGCTATCAATACCATTAATTGCTCATCCATGGCTGCATCTAAAAATTCTTTGGCGCGCCCTTGATACTGCTCGTTCAACACACAACCGAGTAATAAACCCTTGCCGCGCACTTCACTAAAGCACTGATACTTATCATTAATGGCGCTTAAGCCATCGCGATACCAGGTTTCGCGCTCTTTAACGCCGGCTAACACCGCATTGGTATTCACCGTATCAAAGGCGGCTTCGGCTACAGCACAAGCCAGCGGATTACCGCCGTAGGTCGAGCCGTGGGTGCCCGGTTTTAGCGACGCGGCGATCTTGGTGGTGGTTAGCATGGCCCCAATCGGAAAGCCGCCGCCCAGCGATTTAGCACTGGTTAAAATATCCGGCACCACGCCTAAGTCCATATAGGCATAAAGTGCACCAGTACGGCCGACGCCGGTTTGTACTTCATCAAAGATCAATAAGGCATTGTGTTGATCGCATAAGGCGCGCACCGCCTGCACATATTCTGGATCTGGGCTGATAATGCCGCCCTCCCCTTGCAAAGGCTCCATGACCACGGCACAGGTGTTATCGGATATTATGGCTTTAAGCGCAGCTAGATCGTTGTAATCTACATGATCGATATCAGCAGGTTTAGGGCCAAAACCATCGGAATACGCCGCTTGGCCGCCCACGGTCACGGTAAAGAAGGTACGGCCGTGAAAGCCTTGGTTAAAGGCAATAATTTGTGATTTTTGTTCACCAAAATGCTCCAACGCATAACGACGCGCCAACTTAAAGGCCGCTTCGTTAGCCTCGGCCCCTGAGTTACAAAAATAGGCTTTTTCGGCAAAGGTCGCCGCCACCATTTTGCTCGCTAAACGCAGCGCCGGCTCATTAGTCAGTACGTTACTAACATGCCATAATTTTTCGCTTTGTTCGCGCAAGGCACCAACCAAGGCCGGATGGCAGTGGCCTAAGCAGCTGACCGCAATACCACCGGCAAAGTCGATATATTCTCGGTGTTCTTGATCCCACACTCGAGCGCCTAAGCCCCGCACGGGGATCATTTGGGCGGGAGCGTAATTAGGCACCATAACTTGGTCGAATAATTCGCGGGTGACTGCCATATCAGACATGCTTACTCCTTGAATACCGCCATTCTTTAGCGGTAAATGTTAAATATAGGTGAATATACGGACATTATGACCAACAACCTGTGAGCTAGCTCGATAAACAACAGCAGCAAGACAACAGCGCCAGCCAAAAACTAATCATAAATACTGCATAAGTTAGCAGTTAAAAACCAAAATACAGGCTATAGCGCCACTATATATTGCATAAAACTACACCCAAGTGCAGTAATAAAATGCCTATATTTTAAAAATGTACGAAAAATATGTGCGAAAGACATCTACGAAGAATATGTACGAAAAAATACTATCCCTCACTCTTAGCCTACTCACTTAGCCAAGCCCAGAGCACAGCTGAGTTTAGCGCGCCAATAAGCGCAAGAAATTACCCAGCAACTGATGACCGCACTCGGTCATGATGCTTTCGGGATGAAACTGCACGCTGTGGATAGGCAAACTATTATGCTGCATGCCCATGATTTCATCCCGCGCGCTTTCTTCAGTCTGGCTCCAAGCGGTGACGCTAAAGCAGCTCGGCAAACTGGCGGCCTCCACCACTAACGAGTGATAACGGGTGACCGTTAATGGCTCTGGCAAGTCCTGAAATAGCCCCTGACCAGTATGGCAAATACGAGATGTTTTACCGTGCATTACTTTCTGTGCCCGTACCACGTTACCACCAAACGCCTGCGCGATGGCCTGATGCCCCAAACAAACCCCTAAAATAGGCAGTTGGCCGGCAAATTCTTTAATGGCCGCCAGCGAAATACCCGCCTCAGTAGGCGTACGCGGGCCTGGGGATATCACCAAGCCTGCGAGCTTAAGCTGTGCAATCTCATTAACGGTGATCTCGTCATTGCGCCTTACCATGACCTCTTGGCCTAGCTCACCAAAATACTGCACTAGGTTATAAGTAAAAGAGTCATAGTTATCGATCATCAACAACATAAGTGCAGTTTCCGTTAAATTAAGTTCAAAGCCGTGAGTCGTGCCAACATAAGGACACTAGAAAGCTTGCCATAATACTGCCCCCGCAGTCGCAACTAAAGCACAACCCGTCTGTGCGCAATGTTGAATGGTTAATTTTGAATGATTAATAAATTTTAATTCAACATTAAGCATTCAAAATTCAACATTGCCTTTGTATCGCTCGGCTCTGTACCTTAATCATGAAAAAGGCGCCCATTGGGCGCCTGATTATTTACGGTTTGCGAATGTTTAACTCGCGGGTTCTTCGGGTTGGATCTTAAAGAACACTGCATACAGCAGGGGCACGACTACTAGCGTGAGTGCCGTGGCGAAGGTTAAACCAAACATGATCACTACCGCCATGCTCTTAAAGAAGGGGTCGAGCAACAGCGGCGCTACCCCCAAAATGGTGGTAAAAGCGCCCAAGAATACCGGGCGGGCACGGCTTACGGCTGCATCAATCACGGCGTTATAGCGCGCCTTACCGTCTCGTATTTCTGCATCCGCTTGGTCCACCAGCACGATGGAGTTTTTCACCAACATGCCGATTAAGCTCAGGCAACCCAAGATGGCCATAAACTCAAACGGCACCTGAAACAACACCAGCCCCACGGTTACCCCAATAATGGCCAAGGGTGCGGTAAGCCAAATCACCAAGGGTTGGCGCAGCGCATTAAACATCACCACTACCGCCAGTATCATGGCGGTAAAGCCGTAAGGTGCCGAAATCGCCAAGCCCTCGTTAGCCTCTTTCGATGCCTTGTATTCACCGTGCCATTCTAAGCGATAACCCGGCGGCAGCTCTATGGCCTCAACTTCAGGGCGTAAGCGCTCAAATAACGGCGTCGACTGCTCACCAGGCAAGGGATCCACCTGCGCTTTAATGGTCGGGAAACCATCCACGCGGCGAATAATGGCGTCCGCCCACTCCACCTTTACCTCTTTAACTAACTGACTGACCGGCAGATAGTCTTTGGCCGTGGGGCTATACACCCGCACGTTAGCCACATCTTGTGCCGTCGCCCGCTCGGCAAAAGGGGCTCGCGAGATAATAGGAATTAGCTTATCCGCTTCCCGATACACGCCGATGCGCTGGCCAGTATAAGCACGGTTAATGGCTTGGCTAATGTCGGTAATGTCTAAGCCTGCGCGGCGCGCCGCAATCTCATCGATCACTGGGCGCAGCACTGGTACTTTTTGGCGCCAATCATCTTGAATCGCGATGGACTCTGGATCCTCGGCCATGATGGTTTTGGCTTGCTCAGCAAGTTGGCGTAATACACCCGGATCCGGTCCCATAAAGGCGGCTTCTATTTTCTTACCGCCGCCACGACCGAGCATAAACTTCCACACCTTGATGTCGACTTGCGGATGCAACTCGGTCAATTCTTCTTGCAGCTCCACCACCAGCTCGCTAATGCGCTTGGCATCATCCACATCCACTAATAGCTGGCCATAGCTGCTATTCGGATCTTCTGGACTATAGGTGAGCATAAAGCGCAAGCCCCCTTGGCCGACGAAGCTAGTCACTTGCTCAACGCCCTCTTTGCCTTGCACATATTTGGCCATTTTGGCCAGCTCGGTTTGGGTTTCGGTAATATCACTGCCTTGGGCCAAGTTCATGTCGATCACAAACTGCGGGCGTGCGGACTCCGGCATAAAGCCCACCTGCACCCAACCAAAACCGACGATAGCACTGACTAACATTGCCAATAAGATGCCACCGGTTAATAAACGCTTACGCAGTGCCGCCTGTAGCACGGCCCGATAACGCAGCAAAATGCCCGACTCTTTAATGGTGTTGGGATCTTGTACTTTGACCTTGAGCAGCGCCACACACAGCAAAGGCGTGAGCGTCACCGCAAACAGCCAGCTGAGCAGCATCGAATATAAGATCACCCAAAATAACGAGCCCGCATATTCACCCATGTCGGTGGGCGATAAGCCAATGGCACTAAAGGCCAAAATGCCCACTAAGGTACCACCCAGCAGAGGCCATTGAGTACCTTGCACCACGGCGGAGGCCGCAGATTCTGCCCGCTCGCCTTTTTGCATGCGCACTAAAATGCCGTCGGTCACTACGATGGCGTTATCCACCAACATACCGAGCGCAATAATTAAGGCACCGAGCGACACCCGCTGCATGGCAATATCGTCAAGCAGCATGGCAATTAAAGTCCCCGCTACCGTGAGCACCAGCACAGTGCCCACAATAATGCCGCTGCGCCAACCCATAAACAGGATCAACACCAGCACCACTATGCCTACCGCCGCCGCCAAGTTGGCCACAAAGCCGTCTACGGACTCACGCACTGAGTCCGACTGATAGGAAATAACTTCCAGCTCCATGCCGAGCGGGCGCTGGGATTCTAGCTCGCTCAAGCGCGCCTTTACCGCATCGCCCATATCGACCACGTTGCCGCCGGTCACTTGCGATACGCCTAAACCAATGGCTGGGCGACCATTAATTTCCATCAGCGCTCGGGGTGGCTCAATTTCTGAACGGGTAATGGTGGCCACATCTTTTAAGAAGATAATCTGCTCACCATCAGAGGAGGCCAGCGCAATATTACCCAAGGCCACCACCGAGTCGGCTTGGCCTTGTGGGCTAAAGTAGATGCGCTGTGGCCCAATGCGCAGATTACCCGCATCGGAGATCACGTTCTGTTGCTTAAGCGTTTGGTAAATATTATCGAGCGGTATATCTAACTGACTAGCTTTGCTGGCAGAGATTTCTAAAAATATCGCCTCTTGCGGCGCGCCTAAAGTGGCAATGCGGGCCACTCCTGGCACCAATAGCAGCTCTCGCTCTAAGTCATCGATGTAATCTTTGATTTGTTGCAGGCTGTAACCGTCGCCGGTAACCGCAAAAAACAAGGCATACACATCGCCAAAATCATCGTTCACCACTGACGGTCCGGCCCCGGGCGGCAACTGGCGCTGGGCGTCATTGATCTTGCGCCGCAGCTTGTCCCACACCTGCTCTAGCTCAGCGCGGCTATGGGCAAACTTCATGTCGATTTCGACCTTCACTAACGAGTCGCCCATGCGCGACACTGAAGTGACTTCTTTTAGCTCTTGCAGCTGTTGGACCGCACTCTCAATAACGTCGGTGACCTCTTCGGCCACCTGCGAGGGCAACGCCCCGGGATACGGAGTAGAGATCACCGCTTGGCGGATCACAAATTCAGGGTCTTCAAAGCGGCCCAGTTTTTCATAGCTCATATAGCCGCCTATCAACAGCAGCACACAAGCCATCCAAGCGATAGTACGCTTGGCTAAGGTCTGTTCAGCAATATTCACGTGTTAGCCCTTTTATTTATTCAATATTTGCGGCGCTTAAAGTGTCGAGTATTAACAGCGCTAAGCGCCTAGCACCAAGCGCCGAGCTAACATATAAACACCGATCTTTGCTTAGCTTGGTGCTTAGCGCTTGGTGCTCGGCGCTGCCTTTCTCTTTCAGATCTGAACACTATTTTTCCGTGTTCTTCCGTGGGTTCCGTGGCAAATAGGTTTTAGTCACTTGGTTGAGCGTGGTGCTTGGTGCTCGGCGCTGTTATTAAATTTACAGCGGGCGCACTTGCATGCCATCGCGCAGCTGGCTTACGCCGGCCGTCACAATGCGCTCACCGCCCTGCA comes from Oceanisphaera profunda and encodes:
- the astA gene encoding arginine N-succinyltransferase codes for the protein MLVIRPIAQKDFPTLKQFAIESGHGFTSLPVNDDLLQRKIDNSLAAFANRGTAKAEGLYFFVAEDGETGEVLGTCAIDAAVGLSDPFYNYLLGKQVHSSAKLGIYNVVETLTLTNDYTGVSELCTLFLRESARVGLNGRLLSKSRFLFLAEFSELFDHRILAEMRGVSDEQGRSPFWHWLQEHFFTMDFPTVDYLTGIGQKGFIADLMPKFPIYVNLLSKAARDVIGITHNNTRPALHLLEEEGFTWRGYVDIFDAGPSVECELSQIRSVRNSRQYTVKIGDVSQGNQHLISNTQFADFRALITEVELVGESDKDGLLTVTLTKEVAKLLKVTKGDRVRLVEI
- a CDS encoding aspartate aminotransferase family protein; translated protein: MSDMAVTRELFDQVMVPNYAPAQMIPVRGLGARVWDQEHREYIDFAGGIAVSCLGHCHPALVGALREQSEKLWHVSNVLTNEPALRLASKMVAATFAEKAYFCNSGAEANEAAFKLARRYALEHFGEQKSQIIAFNQGFHGRTFFTVTVGGQAAYSDGFGPKPADIDHVDYNDLAALKAIISDNTCAVVMEPLQGEGGIISPDPEYVQAVRALCDQHNALLIFDEVQTGVGRTGALYAYMDLGVVPDILTSAKSLGGGFPIGAMLTTTKIAASLKPGTHGSTYGGNPLACAVAEAAFDTVNTNAVLAGVKERETWYRDGLSAINDKYQCFSEVRGKGLLLGCVLNEQYQGRAKEFLDAAMDEQLMVLIAGANVVRFTPSLVISHADVTEGLARFERAVAKVVQG
- a CDS encoding efflux RND transporter permease subunit, translated to MNIAEQTLAKRTIAWMACVLLLIGGYMSYEKLGRFEDPEFVIRQAVISTPYPGALPSQVAEEVTDVIESAVQQLQELKEVTSVSRMGDSLVKVEIDMKFAHSRAELEQVWDKLRRKINDAQRQLPPGAGPSVVNDDFGDVYALFFAVTGDGYSLQQIKDYIDDLERELLLVPGVARIATLGAPQEAIFLEISASKASQLDIPLDNIYQTLKQQNVISDAGNLRIGPQRIYFSPQGQADSVVALGNIALASSDGEQIIFLKDVATITRSEIEPPRALMEINGRPAIGLGVSQVTGGNVVDMGDAVKARLSELESQRPLGMELEVISYQSDSVRESVDGFVANLAAAVGIVVLVLILFMGWRSGIIVGTVLVLTVAGTLIAMLLDDIAMQRVSLGALIIALGMLVDNAIVVTDGILVRMQKGERAESAASAVVQGTQWPLLGGTLVGILAFSAIGLSPTDMGEYAGSLFWVILYSMLLSWLFAVTLTPLLCVALLKVKVQDPNTIKESGILLRYRAVLQAALRKRLLTGGILLAMLVSAIVGFGWVQVGFMPESARPQFVIDMNLAQGSDITETQTELAKMAKYVQGKEGVEQVTSFVGQGGLRFMLTYSPEDPNSSYGQLLVDVDDAKRISELVVELQEELTELHPQVDIKVWKFMLGRGGGKKIEAAFMGPDPGVLRQLAEQAKTIMAEDPESIAIQDDWRQKVPVLRPVIDEIAARRAGLDITDISQAINRAYTGQRIGVYREADKLIPIISRAPFAERATAQDVANVRVYSPTAKDYLPVSQLVKEVKVEWADAIIRRVDGFPTIKAQVDPLPGEQSTPLFERLRPEVEAIELPPGYRLEWHGEYKASKEANEGLAISAPYGFTAMILAVVVMFNALRQPLVIWLTAPLAIIGVTVGLVLFQVPFEFMAILGCLSLIGMLVKNSIVLVDQADAEIRDGKARYNAVIDAAVSRARPVFLGAFTTILGVAPLLLDPFFKSMAVVIMFGLTFATALTLVVVPLLYAVFFKIQPEEPAS
- the astD gene encoding succinylglutamate-semialdehyde dehydrogenase, with amino-acid sequence MTDTEQQATAVQYINGYWLTGEGEEFSSIDPAKNVELWRGAAASLSQVNAAVAAARAASPAWAERPLNDRLTIIGRYAELLVEHKARIAQLIAQETGKPLWESATEAAAMAGKIALSAKAYAERTGFTETALGQGRAVLRHKPHGVVAVFGPYNFPGHLPNGHIVPALIAGNTVVFKPSELTPQVAEAMVKLWELAGLPAGVLNLVQGEVNTGKALAAHGDLDGLFFTGSSGTGQLLHNQMAGQPSKILALEMGGNNPLVVGEVADIDAAVHTIVQSAFITSGQRCTCARRLLLPKGEAGDRILARLLAVTKAIKVGLYDADPQPFMGAMISVHAAKAMIAAQAHLLALGGESLLMLKSLQANTGLVSPGIIEVSAIKELPDEEYFGPLLQVMRYGNLREALTLANNTRYGLAAGLLSDYQQDWDYFFRHIRAGIVNWNKPITGASGAAPFGGVGDSGNHRASAYYAADYCAYPVASMEENKVSMPDTLSPGLHF
- a CDS encoding anthranilate synthase component II — translated: MLLMIDNYDSFTYNLVQYFGELGQEVMVRRNDEITVNEIAQLKLAGLVISPGPRTPTEAGISLAAIKEFAGQLPILGVCLGHQAIAQAFGGNVVRAQKVMHGKTSRICHTGQGLFQDLPEPLTVTRYHSLVVEAASLPSCFSVTAWSQTEESARDEIMGMQHNSLPIHSVQFHPESIMTECGHQLLGNFLRLLAR